In a genomic window of Pseudomonas putida:
- a CDS encoding acyl-CoA dehydrogenase family protein codes for MNFTIPPELLELREKTRAFIAEQVIPMESDPRLTAHGPDETLRQELLAKARDAGLLCPHASREMGGAGLSHFAKAIVFEEAGYSPLGPIALNIHAPDEGNIHLMDEVATAAQKDRWLRPLVSGRIRSCFAMTEPAPGAGSDPSMLQTVAVRDGDHYVINGRKWLITGADGAGFAIIMARMEDGSATMFLTDMNAPGIIHERQLKTLDSCFSGGHSVLRFENLRIPASDVLGEIGKGFRYAQVRLAPARLTHCMRWLGAARRAHDIACDYARTRDSFGKTLGEHQGVGFMLADNQMALHGTRLAIWHCAWVLDEGGRGNVESSMTKVLSAEALWNVVDRCVQILGGRGVTGETVVERIFRDIRPFRIYDGPSEVHRMSLAKKILDGHKEFS; via the coding sequence ATGAACTTCACGATTCCCCCCGAGTTGCTGGAACTGCGCGAAAAGACCCGCGCCTTTATCGCCGAACAAGTGATCCCGATGGAAAGCGACCCGCGCCTGACGGCACACGGTCCAGACGAAACCTTGCGTCAGGAACTGCTGGCCAAGGCCCGTGACGCCGGCCTGCTGTGCCCCCATGCCAGTCGCGAAATGGGCGGTGCAGGCTTGAGCCACTTCGCCAAGGCGATCGTCTTCGAAGAGGCCGGTTATTCGCCGCTGGGTCCGATTGCCCTGAATATCCACGCGCCGGACGAAGGCAACATTCACCTGATGGACGAGGTGGCCACCGCCGCGCAGAAAGATCGCTGGCTGCGGCCTCTGGTCAGTGGGCGCATCCGCTCCTGCTTTGCCATGACCGAACCTGCGCCGGGTGCCGGCTCCGATCCGTCGATGCTGCAGACCGTCGCGGTACGCGACGGCGACCACTACGTGATCAATGGCCGTAAATGGCTGATCACCGGTGCCGACGGCGCCGGGTTCGCCATCATCATGGCGCGCATGGAGGACGGCTCGGCCACCATGTTCCTGACGGACATGAATGCGCCGGGGATTATCCACGAACGCCAGCTCAAGACCCTCGACAGCTGTTTCTCGGGCGGCCACTCGGTCCTGCGTTTTGAAAACCTGCGGATCCCGGCCAGCGATGTGCTGGGGGAAATCGGCAAGGGCTTCCGTTATGCGCAAGTGCGCCTGGCGCCCGCGCGGCTGACCCACTGCATGCGCTGGCTGGGCGCCGCCCGGCGGGCCCACGACATCGCCTGCGACTACGCCAGAACCCGTGATTCGTTCGGCAAGACCCTGGGCGAGCATCAGGGCGTGGGCTTCATGCTGGCCGACAACCAGATGGCGCTGCACGGCACGCGCTTGGCCATCTGGCACTGCGCCTGGGTGCTGGACGAAGGCGGTCGTGGCAACGTCGAGTCGAGCATGACCAAGGTGCTGAGCGCCGAGGCCCTGTGGAACGTGGTCGACCGTTGCGTGCAGATCCTGGGTGGTCGTGGGGTGACCGGGGAAACCGTGGTCGAGCGCATCTTCCGTGACATCCGCCCGTTCCGCATCTACGACGGCCCGAGCGAGGTGCACCGCATGAGCCTGGCGAAAAAAATCCTCGACGGACACAAGGAGTTTTCCTGA
- a CDS encoding SDR family NAD(P)-dependent oxidoreductase encodes MKPAITALFDLTGRRALVTGASSGLGRHFARTLAAAGAEVAVAARRVEQLQTLVDEIEGEGGRARAFSLDVTDRSSVNACLARIGEEMGALDILVNNAGVSDSLHVLAYTDEDWDRVVDTNLKGAWIVAQEVARRMVEAQRGGSLINVTSVLASRVAGTLSPYVAAKAGLSHLTRSLALELARHQIRVNSIAPGYVMTELNSDFLRGEAGEKLRARIPTRRFCTPDDLDGALLLLASDAGRGMTGSEIVVDAGHLCSTL; translated from the coding sequence ATGAAACCTGCAATCACCGCGTTGTTTGATCTGACGGGCCGTCGTGCCCTGGTCACGGGTGCCTCCAGCGGGCTTGGCCGGCATTTCGCCCGCACGCTGGCGGCGGCGGGTGCCGAAGTGGCGGTGGCGGCGCGCCGGGTCGAACAGTTGCAGACTTTGGTCGACGAGATCGAAGGTGAGGGCGGACGCGCCCGCGCGTTCAGCCTGGACGTGACCGACCGTAGTTCGGTCAACGCTTGCCTGGCGCGGATAGGTGAGGAAATGGGGGCGCTGGATATTCTGGTCAACAACGCCGGCGTCAGCGACAGCCTGCACGTGCTGGCGTACACCGATGAGGATTGGGACCGCGTGGTCGACACCAACCTCAAGGGCGCCTGGATCGTCGCGCAGGAAGTGGCGCGCCGGATGGTCGAGGCACAACGCGGCGGCAGTCTGATCAACGTGACATCGGTGCTGGCCAGTCGCGTTGCCGGCACCTTGAGCCCGTATGTCGCGGCGAAGGCGGGCTTGAGCCATTTGACCCGTTCCCTGGCCCTGGAACTGGCGCGTCATCAGATCCGGGTCAACTCCATCGCTCCCGGCTACGTGATGACTGAACTCAACAGCGACTTCCTGCGTGGCGAGGCCGGGGAAAAGCTGCGCGCGCGAATTCCCACGCGGCGTTTTTGCACCCCGGACGATCTCGACGGCGCCTTGTTGCTGCTGGCTTCCGATGCCGGCCGTGGCATGACCGGCAGTGAAATCGTCGTGGACGCCGGGCACTTGTGCAGCACGTTGTGA
- a CDS encoding SDR family NAD(P)-dependent oxidoreductase, translating to MNSLHDKVAVITGAASGFGRELAIACAREGMRLVLTDIDETNLQGTVRLLPAGTQVLTMTCDVARAEQVEQLAVATYARFDAAHLLFNNAGVLVGGPLWTTTEQDWAWMFGINVMGVAHGIRSFVPRMLAQKDQCHIVNTASVAGLLSVPGNGIYCATKHAVVTMSECLQLELQEENAAIGVSVLCPAFVPTGIADAGRNRPAELAAANPLKDKYEEQTRKATQAGKLSAADIARITLDAVKENRFYILPHQRIKSLIEVRMGDILDERTPRKTSR from the coding sequence ATGAATTCACTACACGACAAAGTCGCGGTGATCACCGGAGCCGCCAGCGGCTTCGGGCGTGAACTGGCGATCGCCTGCGCCCGGGAAGGCATGCGCCTGGTGCTGACTGATATCGATGAGACAAACCTGCAAGGCACCGTGCGGTTGCTGCCGGCCGGCACTCAGGTGCTGACGATGACCTGCGATGTCGCCCGTGCCGAGCAGGTCGAGCAACTGGCGGTGGCGACCTACGCGCGCTTCGACGCAGCGCACCTGCTGTTCAATAACGCCGGGGTACTGGTGGGCGGTCCGCTGTGGACTACCACTGAACAGGATTGGGCGTGGATGTTCGGCATCAATGTGATGGGCGTCGCCCATGGCATCCGCAGCTTTGTGCCGCGGATGCTGGCGCAAAAGGATCAATGCCACATCGTCAATACCGCCTCGGTCGCCGGTTTGCTCTCGGTGCCGGGCAACGGCATCTACTGTGCGACCAAGCATGCGGTGGTGACGATGTCCGAGTGCCTGCAACTTGAATTGCAGGAAGAAAACGCAGCGATCGGTGTCTCGGTGTTGTGCCCGGCCTTCGTTCCGACGGGCATCGCCGATGCCGGACGCAATCGACCGGCCGAACTGGCGGCGGCCAATCCCTTGAAGGACAAGTACGAGGAGCAGACGCGCAAGGCGACTCAGGCCGGAAAGCTCAGTGCGGCGGACATCGCACGGATCACCCTGGATGCCGTGAAGGAAAACCGCTTCTACATTTTGCCGCACCAGAGGATCAAGAGCCTGATCGAGGTGCGCATGGGCGACATCCTGGATGAGCGCACCCCGCGCAAAACCTCACGCTGA
- a CDS encoding zinc-dependent alcohol dehydrogenase family protein: MKAIQLQHPAGLDNLRLVDMAAPGAPAAGEIQVRIHASSLNYHDLGVVTGHAGAANGRIPMADGAGVVTAVGEGVSEFAVGDSVVSCFFPHWQSGRVVPTTFQTVPGDGVDGFARELINLPVEAFTLAPKGYSFEEAATLTTAGLTAWRALVVDGRIKSGDTVLVLGTGGVSIFALQMAKSMGARVIATTSSEAKKARLLALGADHVINYKDQPDWGDAVLAATNGQGADIVVEVGGPGTLPQSIRACAAGGHIALIGVLTGFAGSVPTLELMRKQQTLRGLIVGSREQQQDMVRALETFNWRPVIDSRYPLERIAEAFAHQQTAGHFGKICLHY; encoded by the coding sequence ATGAAAGCCATCCAACTGCAACATCCCGCCGGCCTGGACAACCTGCGTCTGGTCGACATGGCCGCCCCCGGCGCGCCCGCCGCCGGCGAGATCCAGGTACGCATCCACGCCAGCTCGCTCAACTATCACGACCTCGGTGTCGTCACCGGCCACGCCGGTGCAGCGAACGGTCGCATCCCCATGGCCGATGGCGCCGGTGTCGTCACTGCCGTGGGCGAAGGTGTGAGCGAATTCGCCGTCGGCGATAGCGTGGTGTCGTGCTTCTTCCCGCATTGGCAATCGGGCCGCGTGGTGCCGACCACCTTCCAGACAGTCCCTGGCGACGGCGTGGACGGGTTTGCCCGCGAGCTGATCAACCTGCCCGTCGAGGCCTTCACCCTGGCGCCCAAGGGCTACAGCTTCGAAGAGGCCGCCACCCTGACCACCGCCGGCCTGACCGCCTGGCGTGCACTGGTGGTCGACGGTCGTATCAAGTCGGGGGATACCGTGCTGGTGCTGGGCACCGGTGGCGTCTCGATCTTTGCCCTGCAGATGGCCAAGTCCATGGGCGCCCGGGTGATCGCTACCACCTCGTCCGAGGCCAAGAAGGCGCGCCTGCTGGCGCTGGGTGCCGACCACGTCATCAATTACAAGGACCAGCCGGACTGGGGCGATGCCGTACTCGCCGCGACCAATGGCCAAGGCGCCGATATCGTGGTGGAAGTGGGTGGCCCTGGTACCTTGCCGCAATCCATCCGCGCTTGCGCAGCCGGTGGCCACATTGCGCTGATCGGGGTCCTCACCGGGTTCGCCGGCAGCGTGCCGACCCTGGAACTGATGCGTAAACAGCAGACCCTGCGCGGGCTGATCGTCGGCAGCCGCGAGCAACAGCAGGACATGGTACGGGCCCTGGAAACCTTCAACTGGCGCCCGGTGATCGACAGCCGCTATCCGCTGGAACGAATCGCCGAGGCCTTTGCCCATCAGCAGACCGCCGGGCATTTCGGCAAGATCTGCCTGCACTACTAA
- a CDS encoding NAD(P)-dependent alcohol dehydrogenase → MTTCLGFAAHDAHSALTPFRFERRALRADDVAIDIAYCGVCHSDAHQVHNDWNNTVYPIVPGHEIVGHVTAVGSNVRRFKVGDRVAVGCQVDSCLQCAPCAEHQEQLCLHGPTPTYNGKDRQSGEITYGGYAEHIVVREQFVLRMPDSLDPRFAAPLLCAGITVWNPMRRYGVGKGTKVAVVGLGGLGHMAVKLAVALGADVTVITTSAGKVDDAIALGAHHVLLSSNTPAMTAAANGFEFIIDTIPSRHNVNPYLMLLGRNGVLVLVGAIEPLEPIHGGLLIRNNRTLAGSLIGGIQAIQELLDFCAEHQVLPSCEMIGIKDINTAFDRLQRNDVKYRFVIDMSSLRDVT, encoded by the coding sequence ATGACCACATGCCTGGGATTTGCGGCACACGATGCCCACTCCGCGCTCACCCCGTTTCGCTTCGAGCGCCGTGCCTTGCGCGCCGATGACGTCGCCATCGATATCGCTTATTGCGGCGTCTGTCACTCCGATGCCCATCAAGTGCACAACGACTGGAACAACACGGTTTACCCCATCGTGCCCGGCCACGAGATCGTCGGGCACGTCACCGCCGTCGGCAGCAACGTCAGGCGCTTCAAGGTCGGCGACCGGGTCGCCGTCGGTTGCCAGGTCGACAGCTGCCTGCAATGCGCCCCCTGCGCCGAGCATCAGGAACAACTGTGCCTGCACGGTCCCACGCCGACCTACAACGGCAAGGACCGGCAGAGCGGCGAGATCACTTATGGCGGGTACGCCGAACACATCGTGGTTCGCGAGCAATTCGTGCTGCGCATGCCGGACAGTCTCGATCCACGGTTCGCCGCGCCCCTGCTGTGCGCCGGTATCACCGTCTGGAATCCGATGCGCCGCTACGGCGTCGGCAAGGGTACGAAAGTCGCCGTGGTCGGCCTTGGCGGCCTGGGGCACATGGCGGTGAAACTGGCGGTGGCGCTGGGCGCCGACGTCACGGTCATCACCACCTCGGCGGGCAAGGTCGATGACGCGATCGCCCTCGGCGCCCATCATGTGCTGCTGTCCAGCAACACACCGGCGATGACAGCGGCAGCCAACGGCTTCGAATTCATCATCGACACCATCCCCAGCCGGCACAACGTCAACCCCTACCTGATGCTGCTGGGGCGCAATGGCGTGCTGGTGCTGGTCGGCGCCATCGAACCCCTTGAGCCGATTCATGGTGGCTTGTTGATTCGCAACAATCGCACCCTGGCCGGCTCGCTGATCGGCGGCATTCAGGCGATCCAGGAACTGCTGGATTTCTGCGCCGAACACCAGGTGTTGCCCAGCTGCGAAATGATTGGTATCAAGGACATCAACACCGCCTTCGACCGCCTGCAACGCAATGACGTGAAGTACCGCTTCGTGATCGACATGAGCAGCCTGCGTGACGTGACATGA
- a CDS encoding acyl-CoA reductase, translating to MSKPIAPMIIRGNVITDNLIDVGGRGGDLIFQTPDAHQYLDQLPLGNPAKLADLYTLSFNDILDYAEALGERLEFDKNPFLQEACELSYLTAPVTPSMVKGSYMGLRHMLTRASVTEQVENSVGVKYLESWVKQRLLDGTELEVRCFGARTLHIVAGNATGLSLLTILRNMVLRSDAIIKAPSNDPFTALAIARTMVDMAPDHPLTKHLSVAYWKGGDQAFEERLYQPQNLEKIVAWGGYASMKHVTRYIQPGLELISLDPKRSASIIGKATFDSEATMREAAVRLASDIGALNQKACVCARVVYVQSGTDEAGLTQLNTFGRYVYDAMQTLPNTLSTVPKRYDQQLKAEVDALRLDDEWYQVIGGQDGEGAVICSQLPEAVSFATRLDDRTANLVPVDDLNEMMDAVDAYTQTVGVYPESVKDQLKDILPLYGAQRIVSLGYAAGLKWAGPQDSIEPLRRMGKWIVNQIASPEMTPAPWLRPSI from the coding sequence ATGAGCAAACCCATCGCGCCGATGATCATCCGCGGCAACGTCATCACCGACAACCTGATCGACGTCGGCGGCCGTGGCGGCGACCTGATCTTCCAGACCCCGGATGCGCACCAGTACCTGGACCAGTTGCCACTGGGCAATCCGGCGAAACTCGCCGACCTGTACACCCTCAGCTTCAATGACATCCTCGACTACGCCGAAGCCCTCGGCGAGCGCCTGGAGTTCGACAAGAACCCGTTTTTGCAGGAAGCCTGCGAGCTGTCCTATCTGACCGCGCCGGTCACTCCGAGCATGGTCAAGGGCAGCTACATGGGCCTGCGCCATATGCTCACCCGCGCGTCCGTCACCGAGCAGGTGGAAAACTCGGTAGGCGTCAAATACCTGGAGAGCTGGGTCAAGCAGCGCCTGCTTGACGGCACCGAACTGGAGGTGCGCTGCTTCGGCGCGCGGACCCTGCACATCGTCGCCGGCAACGCCACCGGGCTGTCACTGCTGACCATTCTGCGCAACATGGTCCTGCGCAGCGACGCGATTATCAAGGCGCCGTCCAACGACCCGTTCACCGCGCTGGCCATCGCCCGCACCATGGTCGATATGGCCCCGGACCATCCACTGACCAAACACCTCAGCGTCGCCTACTGGAAAGGCGGCGATCAGGCCTTCGAAGAACGCCTGTACCAGCCGCAGAACCTGGAGAAGATCGTGGCATGGGGCGGCTACGCCTCGATGAAGCACGTCACCCGCTACATCCAGCCGGGGCTGGAACTGATCTCCCTGGACCCCAAGCGCAGCGCCAGCATCATCGGCAAGGCCACTTTCGACAGCGAGGCGACCATGCGCGAGGCCGCCGTGCGCCTGGCCAGCGATATCGGCGCACTGAACCAGAAGGCCTGCGTATGCGCCCGAGTGGTCTATGTGCAAAGCGGCACCGACGAGGCCGGCCTGACGCAGCTCAACACCTTCGGCCGCTATGTCTACGACGCCATGCAGACATTGCCCAATACCCTGAGCACCGTGCCCAAGCGCTACGACCAGCAACTCAAGGCCGAAGTCGACGCGCTGCGCCTGGATGACGAGTGGTATCAGGTGATCGGCGGACAGGATGGCGAAGGCGCCGTGATCTGTTCGCAGCTTCCGGAAGCGGTGTCATTCGCCACCCGCCTGGACGACCGCACTGCGAACCTGGTCCCGGTCGATGATCTGAACGAAATGATGGATGCGGTGGATGCCTACACCCAGACCGTGGGGGTCTATCCGGAAAGCGTGAAGGACCAGCTCAAGGACATCCTGCCGCTGTACGGCGCCCAGCGCATTGTCTCGCTGGGTTACGCGGCGGGGCTGAAATGGGCCGGGCCGCAAGACTCCATCGAACCGTTGCGCCGCATGGGCAAGTGGATCGTCAACCAGATCGCTTCGCCGGAAATGACCCCGGCACCGTGGTTGCGCCCCTCGATCTGA
- a CDS encoding iron-containing alcohol dehydrogenase: protein MLKMVFRTTPSMIIERGAATRLGEHVRAMNCRSVLVVTDAGVIAAGLLEAVLAGLEEQGLDVRVFSEVQADPPESVILAAVNAAKACDADCVVGLGGGSSLDAAKLAALLARSGETLDQVYGINRTQGPRLPLILVPTTAGTGSEVTSVSVVTTGAGEKNVVYSPMLLPDLAVLDAQLTLGLPAHVTAATGIDAMVHAVEAYTTKNLKNPISDCLAREALRLLSGSLFKACLDGADLQARENMLLGACLAGMAFANAPVAAVHALAYPLGARFHIPHGLSNALVLGPVMRFNLEAVAPLYAELADIVLPGIQGTPVEKASALANYLGTLAGELGLATRLRDLGIVESDIEALAIDGMKQQRLLGNNPRELTLADVRSIYREIL, encoded by the coding sequence ATGTTGAAAATGGTATTTCGGACCACGCCATCAATGATCATTGAACGCGGTGCCGCGACCCGTCTCGGTGAGCACGTTCGCGCCATGAATTGCAGGTCGGTGCTGGTGGTGACCGATGCCGGGGTTATTGCGGCAGGGCTGCTGGAAGCGGTACTTGCCGGGCTTGAGGAGCAAGGGCTCGACGTCAGGGTTTTTTCCGAGGTTCAGGCCGATCCTCCGGAGTCCGTCATCCTGGCGGCCGTGAATGCGGCGAAAGCCTGTGACGCCGACTGCGTGGTGGGCCTGGGCGGTGGCAGTTCGCTGGATGCCGCCAAGCTGGCCGCGCTGCTGGCGCGCAGTGGCGAGACCCTGGATCAGGTGTATGGCATCAACCGGACTCAAGGCCCGCGCCTGCCATTGATTCTGGTGCCGACCACCGCAGGGACGGGTTCGGAGGTAACGTCGGTTTCGGTGGTGACGACAGGGGCGGGCGAGAAGAACGTGGTGTATTCGCCCATGTTGTTGCCCGACCTGGCCGTGCTGGACGCGCAATTGACCCTCGGTTTACCCGCGCACGTGACGGCTGCCACCGGTATCGATGCGATGGTCCATGCCGTCGAGGCCTACACCACCAAAAACCTCAAGAACCCGATTTCCGATTGCCTGGCACGCGAGGCCCTGCGCCTGTTGTCCGGCAGCCTGTTCAAGGCCTGCCTGGATGGCGCCGACCTGCAAGCGCGGGAGAACATGTTGCTCGGTGCCTGCCTGGCGGGGATGGCGTTCGCCAACGCGCCGGTGGCCGCGGTGCATGCCTTGGCCTATCCCCTGGGTGCGCGCTTCCATATCCCCCACGGCCTGTCCAACGCCCTGGTGCTGGGTCCGGTGATGCGCTTCAATCTTGAGGCCGTGGCGCCGCTGTATGCCGAACTGGCCGACATTGTCCTGCCTGGCATCCAGGGCACTCCTGTGGAAAAAGCCTCGGCCCTGGCCAATTACCTCGGCACCCTGGCCGGTGAGTTGGGGCTGGCGACCCGTCTGCGTGACCTGGGCATCGTCGAATCCGACATCGAAGCGCTGGCCATCGATGGGATGAAACAACAGCGCCTGCTCGGCAATAACCCCCGGGAGCTGACCCTGGCCGATGTGCGCTCGATCTACCGGGAGATTCTATGA
- a CDS encoding acyl-CoA thioesterase, which produces MSSKPQRPSRDAFRYFTQVPTRFGDNDAFGHVNNVVYYSYCESAITAFLVEQGTLDIASSPVIGLIVNSGCSYFSPIVFPDVITVAMKISRLGNSSARYELALFRNDEHEAAAMAHVVYVYVDRASNSSVPIPPTVRRALASLAD; this is translated from the coding sequence ATGAGCAGCAAACCGCAGCGCCCGAGCCGGGACGCGTTTCGCTACTTCACCCAAGTGCCGACGCGCTTTGGTGACAATGACGCCTTCGGGCACGTGAACAACGTGGTCTATTACTCGTACTGCGAGTCGGCGATCACCGCGTTCCTGGTCGAGCAGGGGACCCTGGACATTGCCAGCAGCCCGGTGATCGGGTTGATTGTCAACTCCGGTTGCAGCTACTTTTCGCCCATCGTCTTCCCCGACGTGATCACGGTCGCCATGAAAATTTCCCGGCTGGGCAACAGCAGCGCACGGTACGAGCTGGCACTGTTTCGCAACGACGAACACGAAGCGGCCGCGATGGCCCATGTGGTTTATGTGTACGTCGACCGGGCCAGCAATAGCTCGGTGCCCATCCCGCCCACCGTTCGCCGCGCACTGGCGAGCCTCGCTGACTAA
- a CDS encoding TetR/AcrR family transcriptional regulator gives MIKANRDKNGVHVEVPAEPRKAPRQARSVALVTAVKQTALKIIDSEGREALSAVRLAEDSGVAISSIYEYFPTMEALIAAIFDDYRTQAHAELFASIIALPPDTTLYEGILLALRVVLASHYKKTLLDPQFSVRSTHYDELVRLDVVKAKQLWPATASSALMQRFASEITVKNRDKAEFLVYQTLSAITRALLLEKPAYLTDADTPKMMARMLHAMLTDASD, from the coding sequence ATGATCAAAGCGAACCGTGACAAGAACGGCGTGCACGTCGAAGTGCCCGCCGAGCCTCGCAAGGCGCCACGCCAGGCGCGCTCGGTCGCGTTGGTCACGGCCGTCAAGCAAACCGCGCTGAAGATCATCGACAGCGAAGGCCGCGAAGCCTTGAGTGCGGTGCGCCTGGCCGAAGACTCGGGCGTGGCGATCAGCTCGATCTACGAGTACTTCCCGACGATGGAAGCGCTGATCGCGGCGATCTTCGATGACTACCGCACGCAAGCCCATGCCGAACTGTTCGCCAGCATCATTGCCTTGCCGCCTGACACCACGCTTTACGAGGGGATCTTGTTGGCCTTGCGCGTGGTGCTGGCCAGCCACTACAAGAAAACCCTGCTCGATCCGCAGTTCAGCGTGCGTTCCACCCACTATGACGAGCTGGTACGGCTGGATGTGGTCAAGGCCAAGCAACTGTGGCCCGCCACGGCAAGCTCAGCGCTGATGCAGCGCTTCGCCAGCGAAATCACGGTGAAGAACCGGGACAAAGCCGAGTTTCTGGTGTACCAGACCCTGTCGGCGATCACCCGGGCGCTGCTGCTGGAAAAACCGGCCTACCTGACTGATGCGGACACCCCGAAAATGATGGCGCGGATGCTCCACGCGATGTTGACGGATGCCAGTGACTGA
- a CDS encoding urea carboxylase-associated family protein, with protein sequence MYKDYPAAYQVSKGAALQVDKTFYDRVRESKDGRTLIEQFEVPIRTGRAWKVPAGHVFRVTTPVGPQVGDFNVWSANDPRERMWASRTRQLQGAHVTTYDRLWSNLPFLRPMVTITDDSLAGYGIDEHGGRLHDLLGTRCDPYVNKMLTGEDFHHHCHSNLTRAVLPHGLTEFDVHDVLNIFQCTGLNHDDMYFMKACPAKQGDYLEFFAEIDLLCALSTCPGGDLSLPMWGPDAEDPLKVCRPLGVEIYRLDESLLEGWKQPERAAYNGNHGLLIPKAEWEK encoded by the coding sequence ATGTACAAAGACTATCCAGCGGCCTACCAAGTCAGCAAAGGCGCCGCCTTGCAGGTCGACAAAACCTTCTATGACCGCGTGCGCGAGTCAAAAGATGGCCGCACCCTGATCGAGCAATTCGAAGTGCCGATCCGCACCGGCCGCGCCTGGAAAGTGCCGGCAGGCCATGTGTTTCGCGTGACCACACCGGTCGGCCCGCAGGTCGGGGACTTCAACGTATGGAGCGCCAACGACCCCCGTGAACGCATGTGGGCATCCCGTACTCGCCAACTTCAAGGCGCCCACGTCACCACCTACGACCGCCTGTGGTCGAACCTGCCTTTCCTCAGGCCGATGGTCACCATCACCGACGACAGCCTGGCGGGCTACGGCATCGACGAACACGGTGGTCGTCTGCACGACTTGCTGGGTACCCGGTGCGACCCTTACGTGAACAAGATGCTCACCGGCGAGGACTTCCACCACCACTGCCACTCGAACCTGACGCGTGCCGTGCTGCCCCATGGCCTGACCGAGTTCGACGTGCACGACGTGTTGAACATCTTCCAGTGCACCGGCCTCAATCACGACGACATGTACTTCATGAAAGCCTGCCCGGCGAAACAGGGTGACTACCTGGAGTTCTTCGCCGAAATCGATCTGCTGTGTGCGCTCTCCACGTGCCCGGGCGGTGACCTGTCGCTGCCGATGTGGGGTCCGGATGCCGAGGATCCGCTGAAGGTCTGCCGCCCCCTGGGGGTGGAAATCTACCGCCTCGACGAGTCGCTGCTGGAGGGCTGGAAACAACCCGAGCGCGCCGCCTACAACGGCAACCACGGCCTGCTGATCCCCAAGGCCGAGTGGGAAAAGTAA
- a CDS encoding GntR family transcriptional regulator gives MSQPKEKSLSLVDQVAIELREDIIGGRLLPGMPLVESELVNAYNASRNTVREALHQLGREGLTSYVRNKGVMVRRMGIDDVRDIFKVRRTLELQAIAASKPLREYQSDRMLEAIEAAQLAQDRENWQAFGTHSLRFHQHIVGLLRSPLFDEFFTHVAAQMRLVFSNAPSEETFQKPWLERDRHIHDLLGDGRKKEAEEAMSSYLNDSELVLLDILSSIPKH, from the coding sequence TTGAGTCAACCCAAGGAAAAAAGCCTGTCGCTGGTCGATCAGGTGGCCATCGAACTGCGCGAAGACATCATTGGCGGGCGCCTGCTGCCGGGCATGCCGCTGGTGGAAAGCGAACTGGTCAATGCCTACAACGCCTCGCGCAATACCGTGCGCGAAGCCTTGCACCAGCTGGGTCGTGAAGGCTTGACCAGCTACGTGCGCAACAAGGGCGTGATGGTGCGCAGGATGGGTATCGACGACGTGCGCGATATCTTCAAGGTCCGCCGCACCCTCGAATTGCAGGCGATTGCCGCCAGCAAGCCGCTGCGCGAATACCAGTCCGACCGAATGCTCGAAGCCATCGAGGCCGCGCAACTGGCCCAGGATCGCGAGAACTGGCAAGCCTTCGGCACCCACAGCCTGCGCTTTCACCAGCACATCGTCGGCCTGTTGCGCAGCCCGCTGTTCGACGAATTCTTCACCCACGTGGCTGCCCAGATGCGCCTGGTGTTTTCCAACGCGCCCAGCGAGGAAACCTTCCAGAAACCCTGGCTCGAACGCGACCGGCATATCCACGATCTGCTGGGTGACGGTCGCAAGAAAGAGGCCGAGGAAGCCATGAGCAGCTACCTCAACGACTCCGAACTGGTGCTGCTGGACATTCTGAGCAGCATCCCAAAACACTGA